In Lycium ferocissimum isolate CSIRO_LF1 chromosome 11, AGI_CSIRO_Lferr_CH_V1, whole genome shotgun sequence, a single genomic region encodes these proteins:
- the LOC132038121 gene encoding extensin-1-like — MAGRPFSELVKMGEAIEDGLKTYRIVSMTGKSAGSGFTGFMRKKKEDVASISHIPKPKRREDFPMGAYASPPPNNYVPTPYNTVPVYYAQPNFQSPPPNYQAPPNTFHSPPPNYQAPQPNYQTPPPIYRTLQNDQPNTYQNHPPPNAYNAPRPNFEKKPPRVFTPLMESRTDLFKRLSAAGMIQVLPPKAVDPKNRFY, encoded by the coding sequence ATGGCAGGAAGACCTTTCTCTGAACTGGTCAAAATGGGCGAAGCCATAGAAGACGGCCTCAAAACCTACCGAATAGTAAGCATGACTGGAAAATCTGCTGGTTCAGGTTTCACCGGGTTCATgcgcaaaaagaaagaagacgtGGCTAGCATATCCCACATCCCTaaacccaaaagaagggaagattTCCCAATGGGAGCATATGCTTCACCTCCTCCAAATAATTATGTACCCACCCCATACAACACGGTGCCTGTATATTATGCGCAACCAAACTTCCAATCACCACCCCCAAACTACCAAGCTCCACCAAATACCTTCCATTCACCTCCCCCaaattaccaagctccacagCCAAATTATCAGACTCCCCCACCCATTTACCGTACCCTACAAAATGACCAACCCAATACCTACCAAAATCATCCACCACCAAATGCCTACAATGCGCCACGTCCAAATTTTGAGAAGAAACCCCCTCGGGTGTTCACTCCGCTAATGGAATCTCGGACTGATTTGTTCAAGAGGTTAAGCGCGGCTGGAATGATTCAAGTACTTCCGCCAAAAGCCGTTGATCCAAAGAATCGATTTTACTGA
- the LOC132038120 gene encoding uncharacterized protein LOC132038120 → MEKQIESGVVEVTSYPTWLANIVPVPKKDDKIRICVDYRDLNKASPKDNFSLPNIHILIDNCAKHELQSFVDCFAGYHQILMDMEDAEKTSFITPWGVYHYRVMPFGLKNVGATYMRAMTTIFHDMIHREIEVYVDHVIIKSRESSEHTTHLRKFFNRLRKFNLKLNPAKCGFRVPVGKFLGFIVSRRGIELDPTKIKAIQELPPPQTKKEVMSFLGRLNYIGRFIAQSTIIVEPILKLLKKDAPTKWTEECQEAFDTIKRYLSNPPVLVPPRPGSPLLLYLSVAEKAFGCVLGQHEEEGTRERAIYYLSKNITACEARYTLVEKTCCALTWVAQKLRHYLSSYTTHLISKMDPLRYIFRQPMPIGKLAKWQMLLSEFDIVYIAQKAIKGQALADLLAASPVDEELEPLHTHFPDEGVLAIEEGAAESYTGWKLFFDGAVNYKGSGIGAVLISENGQHYPMAAKLKFHCTNNMAKYEACILGLRMALDMDIDELLVIGDSDLLIHQVQGEWATKSEKILPYVNLAQRLCKKFKKIEFRHTPRAQNEFADALATIVSMIQHPESSHIDPLRISLKEEHAHCCHVEAEPDGKPWYTDIKIYLEGQEYPESITNGQKKTILRMANSFFLNKEVLYKRTPDLGLLRCVDAGEATKLLEEVHAGTCGPHMNGFVLAKKILRAGYYWMTMESDCCKYVQRCHQCQIHGDLIRVSPSELNVMSSPWPFVAWRIDVIGPIEPAASNGHCFILVAIDYFTKWVEATSHKSVTKKVVADFVRNHIICRFGVPESVITDNGANLNSHLMKDICEQFKITHRNSTAYRPQMNGAIEAANKNIKRILRKMIDNHKGWHEQLPYALLGYRTTTRTSTGATPYLLVYGTEAVIPAEVEIPSLRIIQEAELDNAEWVRARYEQLALIDEKRMVADSHGQLYRQKMARAINKRVRNGLF, encoded by the coding sequence ATGGAGAAACAAATTGAGTCTGGAGTAGTGGAGGTAACATCCTACcccacatggctagccaatatAGTCCCGGTGCCCAAGAAAGACGACAAGATAAGAATCTGCGTGGATTATCGAGATCTAAACAAAgctagcccaaaggataatttttCGCTCCCTAATATCCACATACTCATAGACAATTGTGCCAAGCACGAGCTACAATCGTTTGTGGATTGTTTCGCCGGCTACCATCAGATCTTGATGGACATGGAGGACGCGGAAAAAACATCTTTCATCACCCCATGGGGAGTGTACCACTACAGGGTAATGCCCTTCGGCCTCAAGAATGTCGGTGCGACATACATGAGAGCAATGACTACCATTTTCCATGACATGATCCACAGAGAGATTGAGGTCTATGTGGATCATGTcattatcaaatcaagagaaagtTCGGAGCATACCACACATTTGAGGAAATTCTTCAATAGACTTCGGaagtttaatttgaaattgaatCCCGCCAAGTGTGGGTTTAGGGTACCGGTTGGAAAATTTCTAGGATTTATAGTCAGTCGAAGAGGTATAGAGCTAGACCCaacaaagatcaaagcaatccagGAATTGCCTCCCCCTCaaaccaagaaagaagtcatgagcttcCTGGGAAGGCTAAATTACATCGGACGGTTCATAGCTCAATCCACCATCATTGTAGAACCCATCCTCAAGCTTTTGAAGAAGGATGCTCCTACAAAATGGACGGAGGAATGCCAAGAGGCATTCGACACTattaagagatatttgtccAACCCACCAGTCCTAGTACCACCAAGGCCGGGAAGTCCTTTGCTGTTGTACTTGTCGGTTGCTGAAAAGGCATTCGGATGCGTGTTGGGACAACACGAAGAAGAAGGGACAAGGGAGCGCGCCATTTATTATCTGAGCAAAAACATTACGGCCTGCGAGGCTAGATACACGCTGGTGGAAAAGACTTGCTGTGCTCTAACTTGGGTAGCTCAGAAATTAAGGCACTACTTGTCCTCATAtaccactcacctcatatccaagatggatCCTTTAAGGTATATATTCCGTCAGCCCATGCCCATCGGGAAGTTGGCCAAGTGGCAGATGCTGTTAAGTGAATTTGACATCGTATACATAGCACAGAAGGCCATCAAGGGACAGGCTTTGGCTGATTTGCTAGCCGCAAGCCCGGTGGATGAAGAACTTGAACCACTTCATACCCATTTCCCGGACGAAGGAGTGTTGGCCATAGAAGAAGGAGCAGCAGAATCCTATACCGGCTGGAAATTATTCTTTGACGGAGCAGTGAATTACAAAGGTTCCGGAATCGGAGCGGTCCTGATATCAGAAAATGGGCAACACTATCCCATGGCCGCCAAGCTCAAATTCCAttgtaccaacaacatggccAAGTACGAAGCCTGCATACTAGGCCTCAGAATGGCGTTGGACATGGACATCGATGAACTGTTAGTCattggagattccgacttgttGATTCATCAAGTACAAGGAGAATGGGCCACTAAAAGTGAAAAGATCTTACCATATGTGAACTTGGCACAAAGATTGTGCAAGAAGTTCAAAAAGATTGAGTTTCGACATACGCCAAGAGCTCAGAATGAATTTGCTGATGCACTGGCCACCATAGTATCAATGATCCAGCATCCTGAAAGCAGTCACATCGACCCGCTAAGGATAAGTCTGAAAGAAGAACATGCCCACTGTTGCCATGTGGAAGCCGAGCCAGATGGCAAGCCGTGGTACACCGACATCAAAATATACCTGGAAGGACAGGAATACCCTGAAAGCATTACAAATGGACAAAAGAAGACCATTCTAAGAATGGCAAATAGTTTCTTCCTAAACAAAGAAGTGCTATACAAACGGACGCCGGATTTGGGCTTGCTCAGATGTGTAGATGCCGGCGAAGCCACCAAACTTCTAGAAGAAGTACATGCGGGAACATGTGGaccccacatgaatggattcGTACTAGCAAAGAAGATTCTGCGAGCTGGATATTATTGGATGACTATGGAGAGTGACTGCTGCAAGTATGTGCAAAGGTGCCATCAATGCCAAATCCACGGTGATCTAATTAGAGTCTCTCCAAGTGAGCTTAACGTTATGAGTTCACCATGGCCTTTCGTCGCCTGGCGCATCGATGTTATTGGACCCATTGAACCCGCAGCCTCGAATGGCCACTGTTTCATTTTGGTTGCCATTGACTAtttcaccaagtgggtggaagcaaCATCCCACAAATCAGTAACAAAGAAAGTAGTGGCAGACTTTGTGCGAAACCACATCATATGCAGATTCGGTGTACCCGAGTCCGTCATAACAGACAATGGAGCGAATCTGAATAGCCACCTGATGAAGGATATCTGTGAGCAATTCAAGATCACCCATCGAAACTCAACAGCTTACCGGCCGCAAATGAACGGAGCCATAGAAGCagccaacaaaaatatcaagaggatattgaGGAAGATGATTGATAATCATAAAGGTTGGCACGAGCAGTTGCCTTATGCCTTATTGGGATACCGTACCACGACCAGGACTTCAACAGGAGCGACGCCATATTTGTTGGTCTACGGGACTGAAGCAGTCATACCCGCTGAAGTTGAGATACCTTCCCTAAGAATCATTCAGGAAGCGGAATTGGACAATGCCGAATGGGTCCGAGCTCGTTATGAGCAATTGGCTTTGATTGATGAGAAAAGAATGGTCGCCGATAGTCACGGTCAATTATATCGGCAAAAGATGGCGAGAGCCATCAACAAACGAGTCAGAAACGGGCTTTTTTAG